The following are encoded together in the Phragmites australis chromosome 19, lpPhrAust1.1, whole genome shotgun sequence genome:
- the LOC133899872 gene encoding laccase-15-like, translated as MQRNQTKSQTMWSRSLPGVAAAVVFFLSTMALPAAAAVVEHTFVVSQMNMTHMCKEMLVTVVNGQLPGPTIEVTEGDSVAVHVVNKSPYNITIHWHGVKQRRNCWADGVPMITQRPILPNHNFTYRFNITGQEGTLWWHAHVSYLRGTLHGAFIIRPRHGSSPYPFPKPHREIPIIIGEWWAMDLTKAERDLTYYLADDDPSASTINGKLGDLYNCSGVAEDGYVLDVEPGKTYLLRVINAALFSEYYLKIAGHKFTVVAADANYVSPYTTDVIAIAPGETLDALVVADVAPGRYYMVASPNQAPKPDPQHPVFVTRATVQYNNKHNHSNNGDVPVAPEMPYQHDTMTSFYFHSNLTGLRHSQRPPVPAQVDERLFITLGLGSVCRKGDSCVRGDSNDSITVATMNNVSFQLPAATTPLLEAHYYNTSSMDDMLQELPGRPPMAFNFTDRALIPTGPKELRLEPTSKATVARRFRHGAVVEVVFQSTALWQSDSNPMHMHGHDMFVLARGLGNYDAARDVDRYNLVDPPLKNTVLTPRVGWVAVRFVADNPGVWFVHCHFDFHLTMGMAAVFIVEDGPTQDTSLPPPPTDYLTCGHNLVPDEFYLRSTKTEVPDKSGV; from the exons ATGCAGAGAAACCAGACAAAGTCGCAAACTATGTGGAGCCGGAGCCTCCCCGGTGTAGCCGCTGccgtcgtcttcttcctctccaccatggCCCTACCGGCGGCTGCGGCCGTCGTCGAGCACACATTCGTT GTGAGCCAGATGAATATGACACACATGTGCAAGGAGATGCTGGTCACCGTGGTGAACGGGCAGCTCCCGGGGCCGACGATCGAGGTCACAGAGGGAGACTCGGTGGCCGTTCATGTCGTCAACAAGTCGCCCTACAACATAACAATCCATTG GCATGGAGTGAAGCAGCGGCGGAACTGTTGGGCTGACGGGGTGCCGATGATTACCCAACGCCCCATCCTTCCGAACCACAACTTCACCTACCGGTTCAACATCACCGGGCAAGAAGGAACCCTGTGGTGGCATGCTCATGTCTCGTACCTCCGGGGAACCTTGCATGGCGCCTTCATCATCCGGCCGAGACATGGGTCCAGCCCGTACCCTTTTCCTAAGCCTCACAGGGAGATCCCCATCATTATAG GGGAGTGGTGGGCTATGGACCTTACAAAGGCGGAGAGGGACTTGACGTACTATTTGGCTGATGATGACCCCAGTGCATCCACAATCAACGGCAAGCTTGGAGATCTCTACAACTGCTCCG GGGTCGCGGAAGATGGCTACGTGCTGGACGTGGAGCCCGGCAAGACCTACCTGCTCCGAGTAATCAACGCTGCGCTCTTCTCCGAGTACTACCTCAAGATCGCCGGGCACAAGTTCACGGTGGTCGCCGCCGACGCCAACTATGTCAGCCCCTACACCACGGATGTCATCGCCATCGCGCCCGGTGAGACGCTGGATGCCTTGGTGGTCGCCGATGTGGCCCCCGGCAGGTACTATATGGTCGCCTCGCCCAACCAGGCGCCGAAGCCCGACCCCCAGCACCCAGTGTTCGTCACGAGGGCCACAGTGCAGTACaacaacaagcacaaccacagcAATAACGGTGATGTTCCAGTGGCACCTGAGATGCCTTATCAGCACGACACGATGACATCGTTCTACTTCCACAGCAACCTGACCGGCCTGCGCCACTCGCAACGCCCGCCGGTGCCGGCGCAGGTCGACGAGCGCCTGTTCATCACGCTCGGCCTTGGCTCTGTGTGCCGGAAAGGCGACTCCTGCGTGAGGGGGGACAGCAACGACAGCATCACTGTGGCGACAATGAACAACGTCTCCTTCCAGCTCCCCGCGGCGACAACACCGCTGCTAGAAGCGCACTACTACAACACCAGCAGCATGGACGACATGCTTCAGGAGCTCCCTGGCAGGCCGCCAATGGCGTTCAACTTCACCGACCGCGCCTTGATCCCGACGGGACCCAAGGAGCTGCGGCTAGAGCCGACGTCCAAGGCAACGGTCGCGCGACGATTCCGGCACGGCGCGGTGGTTGAGGTGGTGTTCCAAAGCACGGCGCTGTGGCAGAGCGACTCCAACCCGATGCACATGCATGGGCACGACATGTTCGTGCTAGCAAGGGGGCTCGGCAACTACGACGCGGCGAGGGACGTCGACAGGTACAACCTGGTGGATCCGCCGTTGAAGAACACCGTCCTCACCCCGAGGGTCGGCTGGGTCGCCGTCCGATTTGTCGCGGACAATCCAG GGGTATGGTTCGTACATTGCCACTTCGATTTTCACTTGACAATGGGCATGGCGGCAGTGTTTATAGTAGAGGATGGGCCAACACAAGACACGTCCCTCCCTCCACCACCTACAGATTATTTGACATGTGGCCATAATCTCGTGCCAGATGAATTCTATCTCCGGTCTACGAAAACTGAAGTGCCAGATAAAAGTGGAGTCTAA